From the bacterium genome, the window CTCATATTCGACAGGACCAGAATGGCGATCTGGTAAAACTGTATCGGATCGACCATTATCCCACAAAATACCTTATCGATCCTCAGGGTATTCTTGCAGCAAAGTTGGGATTAAACAGCGATGAATTATTGGAAAAACTGGACAGAATATTCCATTGAACATTGCATCGAAGCGATGGTTTTACAAATTATAAACACGAATGTATCTACTTATAGAATACGCCTCAGAGGCCGGATTTACTTTTATGACAGACTGATGCGAACGTACAATCTTTAATCAGGAGAAACCAATGGCTCGACGGGCAGCAGGTACCCTGACCGAGGTGGAGCTCGAGTTCATGCAGATGCTGTGGTCGCTGAAACAGGCCGCACCGGAGGATATGCAGAATGCGCTCCTCGAAAAGGGACGAGAGCTGACAGGGGGATCGGTAAGGAAAATGCTTCTGATCCTCATGAAAAAGGGATATGTGCAGCGGATACGTGAAGGCAAAAAATATGTATACAGTGCACAGGTACCCCAGGAACAGGCAAAAAGGAGCATGCTCAACGAACTCATGGACCGGGCATTCGGCGGTTCAGCCTCGATACTGGTTGCAACGCTTCTGAAAAGCAGTTCCGTCCCCGAAGATGATATTGTAAAAATCGAGCGACTCATCGCCGAACACAAGAAGGAGAAACGCTAATGACTTCCACACAAATATTTTCGGTTCTCGATGCCTTCGGATATCATACGATCAGGCTGCTCATATCCGTTGCATGGCAGTCATCCCTGCTCATCGCGGCAGTAGCCCTCATTGTATTCATGCTCAGACGGCAGAGCGCCGCGGTTCGTCATGTCTTCTGGGCCGTCCTCCTCTGCTCGCTTCCCGTAATTCCGCTCCTTGTATGGACAACCTCGATTCTCAAAACGCCGAAGGCCGAGATTACCATTATTCCCGCATACACCGCGCCTTCCATGAGACAGCCCGATGGATTTGTGATAGAACCATCGATAAGTACAGGCGCGGAAACAGACAAAAATGGATCGACGGGAACGTTTCCATTCAAACCGGGCGATTATCCATGGGCGCTCGGACTGGCCATATACGCTCTGGGGGCAGTGTTCTTCCTGGTGTGGATGGCTATCGGCCGGCTGTGCATCTGGCGATGGAAGCGAACCGGAGTCGTTCTTACCGACCGGAGGGTCATTGACACTTTCCTGACAGCCCGCGAGCGGCTCGGCATAAGACGGGGATTTACTGTCATCGAGAATCCCGAAGTACCGGCTCCCCTCACCGCCGGAACGTTTCAT encodes:
- a CDS encoding BlaI/MecI/CopY family transcriptional regulator; the protein is MARRAAGTLTEVELEFMQMLWSLKQAAPEDMQNALLEKGRELTGGSVRKMLLILMKKGYVQRIREGKKYVYSAQVPQEQAKRSMLNELMDRAFGGSASILVATLLKSSSVPEDDIVKIERLIAEHKKEKR